In Alkalihalobacterium alkalinitrilicum, a genomic segment contains:
- a CDS encoding polyhydroxyalkanoate biosynthesis repressor PhaR, which yields MSDYKTHDPYETFKKYSVQWEKQLNEMFYLWTNNPEFVRYTKMNSDANANFLEFFRKNQEFLANQLNIPTKTDLANVSKIAIQTEEKLDLLEEQIWNLSDSFTETNKEIESIVEVSREVIKVTKQLKSELTKTKRELLNTKNLNEELQEVKEELASLNGLKEELASVKSLMETTKSPNEEIKEAVLVGENDK from the coding sequence ATGTCTGATTACAAAACGCACGATCCGTATGAAACGTTTAAAAAATATAGTGTCCAATGGGAAAAACAGTTGAATGAGATGTTTTACTTATGGACGAATAATCCAGAATTTGTTCGCTATACAAAAATGAATTCGGATGCTAATGCAAATTTTCTTGAGTTCTTTCGGAAAAATCAGGAATTCCTTGCTAACCAGTTAAATATACCAACAAAAACGGACTTAGCAAACGTATCAAAAATTGCAATTCAAACTGAAGAAAAATTAGATCTGTTAGAAGAACAAATTTGGAACTTATCTGATTCTTTTACTGAAACAAATAAAGAGATTGAAAGTATTGTAGAAGTGTCTAGGGAAGTTATTAAAGTGACAAAGCAATTGAAAAGCGAGTTAACGAAAACGAAAAGAGAACTTTTAAATACAAAGAATTTAAATGAAGAACTTCAAGAAGTTAAAGAAGAACTAGCATCTCTAAATGGCTTGAAGGAAGAACTAGCGTCCGTTAAGAGCCTTATGGAAACAACAAAAAGTCCAAATGAAGAAATTAAAGAAGCGGTGCTCGTAGGTGAAAATGATAAGTAA
- a CDS encoding CBASS cGAMP-activated phospholipase, with amino-acid sequence MKMLCIDGGGIRGVFALAILQKIEEKFACPISDLFDVIAGTSTGAIIAASVALKKQMSEILNEYETNGKKIFVRQTKVGLFKSVYSDRYLRRFFQMVFGELTLKDIEKPLLIPAVNLTYGRPYVHRTNYGHPESDDLSVKLWDAVLSSCSAPVYFPPNKVKNKYLSIDGGLWANNPSLVCVTEAMDFFNHSLRDIKILSLGTGQQTIDFTMDDNMDWGARKWLPFDFPSMKVTPKLLDLALHLSSESVSYHCQHLLGDHYLRLNEQLGKEVPFDEVKYIDELKALGLNVYKQKENEIITFLEK; translated from the coding sequence ATGAAGATGTTATGTATAGATGGTGGTGGCATTCGCGGGGTGTTTGCTCTTGCCATATTACAAAAGATTGAAGAAAAATTTGCTTGCCCGATAAGTGACCTGTTTGATGTAATTGCTGGAACGAGTACAGGTGCTATTATTGCAGCATCAGTTGCTTTAAAAAAGCAAATGAGTGAAATACTTAATGAGTATGAAACCAACGGCAAGAAGATTTTTGTTAGGCAAACCAAAGTTGGCTTATTTAAAAGTGTTTACAGTGATCGCTATTTAAGACGTTTTTTTCAAATGGTATTTGGAGAACTAACCTTAAAGGATATAGAAAAACCGCTACTGATACCAGCAGTTAATCTTACTTATGGAAGACCGTACGTCCACCGTACAAATTACGGTCATCCTGAAAGTGATGATTTATCAGTAAAATTATGGGATGCTGTGCTGTCTTCTTGTTCAGCACCAGTTTATTTTCCGCCCAATAAAGTAAAAAATAAATACTTATCCATCGACGGTGGGTTGTGGGCGAATAATCCTTCCTTAGTTTGTGTTACAGAAGCTATGGACTTTTTTAATCATTCTTTAAGGGATATTAAAATTTTGTCACTTGGTACAGGTCAACAGACCATTGATTTTACAATGGACGATAATATGGATTGGGGTGCAAGAAAGTGGCTTCCATTTGATTTTCCATCGATGAAAGTTACACCAAAATTACTCGATTTAGCTCTTCACTTATCGTCCGAGTCAGTTTCTTACCATTGTCAACATCTTTTAGGAGATCACTATTTACGATTAAATGAGCAACTCGGGAAAGAAGTTCCTTTTGATGAAGTCAAATATATTGATGAATTAAAAGCATTAGGGTTAAATGTGTATAAACAAAAGGAAAATGAAATAATAACATTCCTAGAAAAATGA
- a CDS encoding (2Fe-2S) ferredoxin domain-containing protein — translation MATWDLSETKHHLLICNGSSCNKAGAEELTQSVRNEVANLGLDEKIHTTRTKCNGRCQDRCVLIVYPEGIWYKDLKPEDANQLIASLITDDSLFEKVSHRFNGESFIRQPEVPVGECKGRERVKKVSKVF, via the coding sequence ATGGCGACTTGGGATTTATCAGAAACAAAACACCATTTATTAATTTGTAATGGAAGTAGTTGTAATAAAGCGGGAGCCGAAGAACTTACACAGTCGGTTAGAAATGAGGTAGCTAACTTAGGTCTAGATGAGAAAATTCATACGACGAGGACTAAATGTAATGGACGATGCCAAGATAGATGTGTGTTAATTGTATACCCAGAGGGAATATGGTATAAAGACTTAAAACCAGAAGATGCTAACCAGCTTATTGCATCGTTAATTACTGATGATAGCTTATTCGAAAAAGTAAGTCATCGTTTTAATGGAGAAAGCTTTATTAGACAGCCAGAAGTACCAGTAGGAGAATGTAAAGGTCGAGAACGTGTGAAGAAAGTATCTAAAGTATTTTAG
- the speD gene encoding adenosylmethionine decarboxylase translates to MTLTPEQRIQLYGFNNLTKSLSFNMYDICFTKTKEERQAYIDYIDEQYNADRLTSILKNVADIIGAHVLNVAKQDYVPQGASVTILVSEGPVVEVPTESSFDESPGPLPEAVVIGLDKSHITVHTYPEFHPTEGISTFRADIDVSTCGEISPLKALNYLIHSLETDIMTMDYRVRGFTRDIDGNKLFIDHDINSIQNYIPDEVKRLYDMIDVNVYQENIFHTKCRLKEFDINNYLFGYTKDKLATREVEEITEKLKLEMDEIFYGKNIH, encoded by the coding sequence ATGACACTAACTCCAGAACAACGTATTCAACTATATGGCTTTAATAATTTAACTAAATCATTAAGTTTCAACATGTATGATATTTGTTTTACGAAAACCAAAGAAGAACGACAAGCTTATATTGATTATATCGATGAACAATATAATGCAGACCGACTTACGAGTATCTTAAAAAATGTTGCAGATATTATTGGTGCACACGTCTTAAACGTTGCTAAACAAGATTACGTGCCTCAAGGTGCTAGTGTGACTATTCTAGTATCAGAAGGACCAGTTGTCGAAGTACCTACAGAGTCATCATTCGATGAATCACCTGGTCCACTTCCAGAGGCGGTTGTAATAGGTTTAGATAAGAGCCATATTACTGTGCATACGTATCCAGAATTTCATCCAACAGAAGGAATAAGTACGTTTAGAGCAGATATTGATGTTTCAACATGTGGCGAAATCTCACCACTTAAAGCATTAAATTATTTAATACATTCTTTAGAAACCGACATAATGACAATGGACTATCGAGTACGTGGCTTTACACGCGATATAGATGGTAATAAATTATTTATTGACCACGATATCAATTCTATACAAAATTACATACCTGATGAAGTAAAAAGATTATATGACATGATCGATGTAAACGTTTATCAAGAAAATATTTTTCATACGAAATGTCGCTTAAAAGAATTTGATATAAACAATTACTTGTTCGGTTATACAAAAGATAAGTTAGCAACAAGAGAAGTTGAAGAAATTACCGAAAAACTAAAGTTAGAAATGGACGAAATTTTTTACGGAAAAAATATTCACTAA
- the phaQ gene encoding poly-beta-hydroxybutyrate-responsive repressor, translating to MANENKETSISPSKNFVLPFILLILSRMSLHGYELNQKLQSFGFHTVDQGNLYRLLRKLEKENLVKSEWDTTGSGPAKRLYSITDVGKNFLQGYAKKLELYQSMLDQFFNMYSSFLDLYIPSFNKEDKIEQKKDHKRRNENESKSEAKE from the coding sequence ATGGCAAATGAGAATAAAGAAACTTCAATTAGTCCTTCAAAAAATTTTGTGTTGCCATTTATTTTATTAATTCTAAGTAGAATGTCCCTACATGGATATGAGTTAAATCAAAAGTTACAGTCTTTTGGTTTTCATACCGTTGACCAAGGGAACTTATACCGTTTACTTCGAAAGCTTGAAAAAGAAAACCTTGTAAAATCGGAGTGGGATACAACAGGAAGTGGGCCAGCCAAAAGACTCTATTCGATTACCGATGTCGGTAAAAACTTTTTGCAAGGATACGCGAAAAAGCTGGAGCTATATCAATCCATGCTTGATCAATTTTTCAATATGTATTCCAGTTTCCTTGATCTCTACATACCTTCTTTCAATAAGGAGGATAAGATAGAGCAAAAAAAAGACCATAAGAGGAGGAACGAAAATGAGTCAAAAAGCGAAGCAAAAGAATGA
- a CDS encoding alpha/beta fold hydrolase: protein MITKTRERNSIPFYSGDNKKEWDRWGSFFNIMSGSKAEPNIDHTPRQAVWKKNKATLWYYPAEEKKYDVPLFFVYSLINKPFILDLNPGTGSIESLTKRGYDVYLLDWGIAGYEDSQIGLDDYIVDYIQKGVKRALRHSGAEEISIIGYCLGGTLAAMYAAIAEEPIKNLIVATVPIDFSITSSPEKWDEGLKNGNFNIDRLIEVYGNMPPQFVDVMMRSITAPISVSPYMTLLSRAHDENYVEKWRRFNKWMSEHVPFTGKAFKQLLFDLGRDNKLVKGEFMIRDKKVDLSNITANLFVINSKFDQLILEDQSLPILDLVSSEDKTYKVVESGHVSLAVTGKLAVLLDEWLESRSKIVQQVQ from the coding sequence GTGATTACGAAAACAAGAGAAAGAAATTCTATCCCTTTTTATTCTGGAGATAATAAGAAAGAGTGGGATAGATGGGGAAGCTTTTTTAATATTATGAGTGGAAGTAAGGCTGAACCTAATATTGATCATACGCCAAGGCAAGCGGTATGGAAGAAGAATAAAGCTACATTATGGTATTACCCTGCTGAAGAAAAAAAGTATGATGTTCCTTTATTTTTTGTTTATTCATTAATAAACAAGCCGTTTATATTAGATTTAAACCCTGGAACTGGTTCGATTGAAAGTTTGACAAAGCGTGGCTACGATGTGTATTTGTTAGACTGGGGAATTGCGGGCTATGAAGATAGCCAAATTGGTTTAGATGACTATATTGTAGATTACATACAGAAAGGTGTAAAGCGAGCATTACGCCATTCAGGAGCGGAAGAAATTTCAATTATTGGTTATTGTTTAGGGGGCACATTAGCTGCGATGTATGCAGCTATAGCTGAGGAACCTATTAAAAATCTAATTGTTGCAACAGTTCCAATTGATTTTAGTATCACGTCATCTCCCGAAAAATGGGATGAAGGTTTAAAAAACGGTAATTTTAATATTGATCGTTTAATTGAAGTCTATGGGAATATGCCTCCACAATTTGTAGATGTTATGATGCGATCAATAACTGCACCTATAAGCGTTTCTCCTTATATGACTCTTCTTTCACGAGCTCATGATGAAAATTACGTTGAAAAATGGCGTCGCTTTAATAAATGGATGTCAGAGCATGTTCCATTTACTGGGAAGGCATTTAAACAACTATTATTTGATTTAGGTCGAGACAATAAGCTTGTTAAAGGTGAATTTATGATTAGGGACAAAAAAGTAGATTTATCAAATATTACGGCAAATTTATTTGTTATAAATTCTAAATTTGACCAACTAATTCTTGAAGACCAAAGTTTACCGATCTTGGACCTTGTTTCGAGTGAAGATAAAACTTATAAAGTAGTGGAATCAGGTCATGTTTCTTTAGCTGTAACTGGAAAGTTGGCTGTGCTGCTTGACGAATGGTTAGAAAGTCGTTCAAAAATTGTTCAACAAGTACAGTAA
- a CDS encoding polysaccharide deacetylase family protein, with amino-acid sequence MTQHKVTIRNQFNSKILQKVMCLLLLMTVIPIFTTSTFAQESKLPEAPVFIDNQPVITKYIMRDGQLMVPALFLKHTGVRVDQNEQYRSVVFSYGDKRFALPIGQNYSDEFIRTTGLWQRQPLTTKTIEYAGEVFVPLLDVTRKFGMGATYNPQIERTFITTNIRSAPNFTYRANTSKKLVALTFDDGPDGYYTPTILDILKSKSVPATFFVMGQQVKTFPDVMKRIVDEGHGIANHTWSHPALPLQMTSKIMDEITTTQNIM; translated from the coding sequence ATGACACAACATAAGGTAACAATCCGAAACCAATTCAATAGTAAAATATTGCAGAAGGTAATGTGTTTACTTTTATTGATGACTGTTATTCCCATTTTTACAACTTCTACTTTTGCACAAGAGTCTAAACTACCAGAAGCCCCTGTTTTTATAGATAATCAACCTGTAATAACAAAATATATTATGCGAGATGGCCAATTGATGGTTCCAGCACTTTTTTTAAAACATACGGGTGTTAGGGTAGATCAGAATGAACAATATCGCTCTGTCGTTTTTAGCTATGGAGATAAACGCTTCGCTTTACCAATCGGACAGAATTATTCCGATGAATTTATACGTACGACGGGTCTATGGCAACGCCAACCATTAACTACTAAAACGATTGAGTATGCAGGTGAGGTCTTCGTTCCGCTATTAGATGTCACTCGTAAATTTGGGATGGGTGCAACATATAACCCGCAAATAGAACGAACCTTCATTACAACGAATATCCGATCAGCTCCCAATTTTACATACAGAGCTAACACTTCAAAAAAATTAGTGGCACTAACATTTGATGATGGACCAGATGGATACTATACTCCAACAATTTTAGATATTTTAAAAAGTAAAAGTGTTCCTGCGACCTTCTTTGTAATGGGACAACAAGTTAAAACTTTTCCTGATGTTATGAAACGTATAGTAGATGAAGGGCACGGTATTGCAAATCATACGTGGAGTCATCCAGCGTTACCACTTCAAATGACTTCGAAAATCATGGATGAGATTACAACGACACAAAACATTATGTAG
- a CDS encoding alpha/beta fold hydrolase translates to MNKKKVDAITTHYQHLGTGEPLVLIHGLGEIKEGWIYQHELANEFELIIPDLRGHGESEATEDITIENFAKDILDLLDYLNIESAHICGLSMGGIVAQEIYKQAPERCRSLIFVSTLHYVPKLLGRSIMQIRKYRLKYLPASIQKQITARTCFYSWESDISKQFSKYHKPNPATYLHSIEACIKIDYRKLLSEIKVPTLVIGCQYDAIVPLWVQIQMYNLIPDSELYVFRNVGHIAKLEAPDQFNNVLRRFLNKNKLEEAM, encoded by the coding sequence ATGAATAAAAAGAAGGTTGATGCTATTACAACGCACTATCAGCATCTCGGAACTGGTGAGCCACTTGTACTGATCCATGGATTAGGTGAAATAAAAGAAGGTTGGATTTATCAACATGAGTTAGCTAATGAGTTTGAACTAATCATTCCTGACTTACGTGGTCATGGAGAAAGTGAAGCCACTGAGGATATCACTATTGAAAATTTTGCAAAAGATATTTTAGATTTACTGGACTATCTAAACATTGAAAGCGCTCACATCTGTGGTTTATCGATGGGTGGGATTGTAGCACAGGAAATATATAAGCAAGCTCCTGAACGATGTCGTTCTTTAATATTCGTTAGTACATTACACTATGTTCCAAAATTACTGGGTAGATCTATTATGCAAATTCGAAAATATCGACTAAAATATTTACCTGCTTCCATACAAAAACAAATAACTGCTCGTACATGTTTTTATTCATGGGAATCAGATATATCCAAACAATTTTCAAAATACCACAAACCAAACCCTGCAACTTATTTGCATTCAATTGAAGCCTGTATAAAAATAGATTATCGAAAATTACTTTCAGAAATAAAAGTACCTACTTTAGTGATTGGATGTCAATATGATGCTATTGTTCCTTTATGGGTACAAATTCAAATGTATAACTTAATACCAGACTCAGAATTATATGTTTTTAGAAATGTTGGCCATATTGCAAAGCTTGAAGCACCCGATCAATTTAACAATGTGCTTCGTAGATTTTTAAATAAAAATAAACTTGAAGAAGCTATGTAA